Proteins encoded in a region of the Pseudomonas viciae genome:
- a CDS encoding Hpt domain-containing protein, whose translation MGDRHDYVALEWVKGEIAETLKQAHLALNRLVDDPQASDALGQCLACIHQVHGGLLMVEFYGAALLAEEMEQLCAALLDNRIAHRDEAISLLSQSLGQLPIYLERIQGARRDLPLVVLPLINDLRSARGESLLSETSLFSPELPDIAALSDEALKRLEPADLPHTLRKLRQTLQMALVGLLREQDDATHLGYLAKVFLRLEGLCAGAPLNALWQVASALVEGIRDGRIANSPALRSLFKETDKELKRLLDQGMLGINQPAPPHLLKSLLFYIAKAEHPSGQMQIMKERYSLDDALPDSAMVDEERARLAGPDRDAMRSVLTALCEELVRVKERLDLFVRSDRQHASELDSLLAPLRQIADTLAVLGFGQPRKVIIDQLAVVLSLAQGQREPDDATLMDVAGALLYVEATLAGMVGTVEPESREETHLPTTDLTQIHQIVIKEAHTCLQQAKDMIVDYIDADWNSEQLQPLPALLTQVRGALAMIPLSRAASLVEACNGFIREHLLLDHAQPGWEELDHLADAITGLEYYLERLSEDPQTPGEPLLDVVEKSLAVLGYFPDEARVPLLDDVLSPNEAQLMQDLQELDDPQTVQSLAEVLASPVLAVNPPARNTPGSLLPPPVDEHPVDDELREVFLEETGEVLDVLREYLPRWNAHPDDHGALSELRRAFHTLKGSGRMVRALVLGELAWAVENLLNRVLEHSVEPSASARQLIEETVQLLPTLVSEFAANHQRQRDDVDRLAARAHALAKGSDEADEDEQDVAALDPLLLKIFDTEAQGHLASLNRFLDQTADHLPLQASDELQRALHTLKGSASMAGVLPIAELAGAMDELAREYKAHLIALDLDEVELLLEAEGLLRQGLRRLHSEPLAAIPGAESLIQRVQALLAERLQTALSAPDKGLRTKRDPQLINNFLAQGMDILLDAESLLQRWQQHPGEGQELSALLDELTTLGEGAHLADLHPVDELCEALLDLYGAVEESSLAVSDGFFQEAQRAHEALIDMLDELAAGQHVHPQPERVQALRSLLEASLDPSATGLIRSDGSRTLSIRELGNATAELERSAPASTTVDDDIAAIFLEEAQDILESAAQALQRWLADPENGAPLSSLQRDLHTLKGGAKMADVRPVTDLAQELENLYEGLVDRRYSHSEELEQLLNSSHERLDLLLGQLQQGQPLGDPVALIDAIRRFRQDKPNAIETGGPTQGDGAGHDPELLEIFLEEGFDILDSSGAALLRWQEEPSNRQAVETLLRDLHTLKGGARMVEIVPIGDLAHELENLYEGLSAGLLQPTPALFALLQSSHDRIAQMLDAVRAGHPCPLADRLIEQIQAVNHPQEHEAPEVVSIPEPVPVPSVAPPPVPARTEPAAPGDGADMVKVSAELLDDLVNLAGETSIFRGRIEQQVNDARVALSEMETTIERMRDQLRRLDTETQGRILSRQQVEAERLGYEEFDPLEMDRHSQLQQLSRALFESASDLLDLKETLDRSNHDAENLLQQQGRINTELQEGLMRTRMVPFERMLPRLKRIVRQVAQELGKDVEFVVGNADGEMDRNVLERMAAPLEHMLRNAVDHGLEPADVRIAAGKPARGRISLDLSREGGDIIFDIRDDGAGVPLDAVRRKAIKRGLLAPDSEMNDRDVLQFILQPGFSTAEKITQISGRGVGMDVVHEEVRQLGGSMVIDSTPGQGVHFRIRLPFTVAVNRALMVQCHEDQYAIPLNTIESIVRVLPAELDGYYQRDPPTYTYAGQRYELCYLGELLKTGARPKLLGQSQPLPVLLMQCNERHIAVQVDATAGTREIVVKSLGPQFSAVQGLSGATILGDGRVVLILDLLAPIRALPHQVPRRPAATQGEGEHQRPLLVLVVDDSVTVRKVTSRLLERHGMHVLTAKDGVDAMALLAEHSPDLMLLDIEMPRMDGFEVATQVRNDPRLAHLPIIMITSRTGQKHRDRAMAIGVNDYLGKPYQESVLLDSIAHWSKTHA comes from the coding sequence ATGGGTGATCGGCACGACTATGTGGCCCTCGAATGGGTCAAGGGCGAGATTGCCGAAACGCTGAAGCAGGCCCATCTGGCCCTCAACCGGCTGGTGGATGATCCGCAGGCGTCGGACGCCCTCGGGCAATGCCTGGCCTGCATTCACCAGGTCCACGGCGGCCTGCTGATGGTCGAGTTCTATGGTGCGGCGCTGCTGGCCGAGGAGATGGAGCAGCTGTGCGCCGCCCTGCTGGACAACCGCATCGCCCATCGCGACGAAGCCATCAGCCTGTTGAGCCAGTCCCTGGGCCAGTTGCCGATCTACCTGGAGCGCATCCAGGGCGCCCGACGCGACCTGCCGCTGGTGGTGCTGCCGCTGATCAACGACTTGCGCAGCGCCCGGGGCGAGAGCCTGTTGTCGGAGACCAGCCTGTTCAGTCCCGAGCTGCCGGACATCGCGGCGCTCAGCGACGAGGCATTGAAGCGGCTCGAGCCGGCGGACCTGCCACACACCTTGCGCAAATTGCGCCAGACCCTGCAAATGGCCCTGGTGGGCCTGTTGCGTGAACAGGATGACGCCACCCACCTCGGGTATCTGGCCAAAGTTTTCCTTCGCCTGGAAGGGCTGTGTGCCGGGGCGCCACTCAATGCCTTGTGGCAGGTGGCTTCGGCGCTGGTCGAAGGCATTCGCGACGGACGCATCGCCAATAGCCCGGCGTTGCGCAGCCTGTTCAAGGAAACCGACAAGGAGCTCAAGCGCCTGCTGGACCAGGGCATGCTTGGCATCAATCAACCGGCACCGCCACACTTGCTCAAGAGCTTGTTGTTCTATATTGCCAAGGCCGAACATCCCAGCGGGCAGATGCAGATCATGAAAGAACGCTACTCACTGGACGACGCGCTGCCCGACAGCGCCATGGTCGACGAGGAACGCGCGCGTCTGGCCGGGCCCGACCGCGATGCCATGCGCTCGGTGCTCACCGCGCTCTGCGAAGAGCTGGTGCGGGTCAAGGAGCGCCTTGACCTGTTCGTACGCAGCGACCGCCAGCACGCCTCTGAACTGGACAGCCTGTTGGCGCCCCTGCGGCAGATCGCCGATACCTTGGCGGTGCTCGGCTTCGGTCAGCCGCGCAAGGTCATCATCGATCAATTGGCGGTGGTGTTGAGCCTTGCCCAAGGCCAGCGCGAGCCGGATGACGCAACGCTCATGGACGTCGCTGGAGCCTTGCTCTATGTCGAAGCGACCCTGGCCGGCATGGTCGGCACCGTCGAGCCGGAGAGTCGCGAAGAGACCCACCTGCCCACCACCGACCTGACCCAGATTCACCAGATCGTCATCAAGGAAGCCCACACCTGCCTGCAACAGGCCAAGGACATGATCGTCGACTACATCGACGCCGACTGGAACAGCGAGCAATTGCAACCCTTGCCGGCGCTGCTGACCCAGGTGCGTGGCGCGCTGGCGATGATCCCCCTGAGTCGCGCTGCCAGCCTGGTGGAGGCTTGCAACGGTTTTATCCGCGAACACCTGCTGCTGGACCATGCCCAGCCGGGTTGGGAAGAACTCGATCACCTGGCCGATGCCATCACTGGCCTCGAATACTACCTGGAGCGTTTGAGCGAAGACCCGCAAACCCCTGGCGAGCCCTTGCTGGATGTGGTTGAAAAGAGCTTGGCTGTGCTCGGCTATTTCCCCGACGAAGCCCGTGTGCCATTGCTCGATGATGTGCTGAGCCCCAACGAAGCCCAGTTGATGCAGGACTTGCAGGAGCTGGATGACCCGCAGACTGTGCAGTCCCTGGCCGAAGTGCTCGCCAGCCCGGTCCTGGCGGTCAACCCTCCGGCCAGGAACACCCCTGGCAGCCTGCTACCGCCGCCGGTGGATGAACACCCGGTGGACGATGAGTTGCGTGAGGTCTTTCTTGAGGAAACTGGCGAAGTGCTGGATGTCCTGCGCGAATACCTGCCGCGTTGGAACGCTCATCCCGACGACCATGGCGCCCTGAGTGAGCTGCGCCGAGCCTTCCATACCCTCAAGGGCAGCGGCCGGATGGTCCGGGCGTTGGTGCTGGGAGAGCTGGCCTGGGCCGTGGAAAACCTGCTTAACCGGGTGCTGGAGCACAGCGTCGAACCGAGTGCTTCAGCTCGCCAATTGATCGAGGAAACGGTGCAGTTGTTGCCGACCCTGGTCAGCGAGTTCGCTGCCAATCACCAGCGCCAGCGCGACGATGTCGACCGCCTGGCTGCTCGCGCCCACGCCCTGGCCAAAGGCAGCGACGAGGCAGACGAAGACGAGCAGGATGTGGCCGCCCTTGATCCGTTGCTGCTGAAGATCTTCGACACCGAAGCCCAGGGTCACCTCGCCAGCCTCAATCGATTTCTCGACCAGACTGCCGACCACCTGCCATTGCAGGCCAGCGATGAGCTGCAGCGGGCTTTGCACACTCTCAAGGGCAGTGCATCCATGGCCGGTGTGCTGCCGATCGCCGAGCTGGCCGGCGCGATGGACGAGCTGGCCCGGGAATACAAGGCGCACTTGATCGCCCTCGACCTGGATGAGGTCGAACTGCTGCTGGAGGCCGAAGGCCTGCTGCGCCAGGGCCTGCGCCGGTTGCACAGCGAACCGCTGGCCGCGATTCCCGGCGCCGAGTCGCTGATTCAGCGCGTCCAGGCCCTGTTGGCCGAGCGTCTGCAAACAGCCCTCAGCGCACCGGACAAAGGGCTGCGAACCAAGCGTGATCCGCAACTGATCAACAACTTCCTCGCCCAGGGCATGGACATCCTGCTGGACGCCGAAAGCCTGTTGCAACGCTGGCAGCAGCACCCGGGCGAAGGCCAGGAGCTGAGTGCGTTGCTGGATGAGTTGACCACCCTCGGCGAAGGCGCGCACCTGGCCGATTTGCACCCGGTGGACGAACTCTGTGAAGCCTTGCTTGACCTCTATGGGGCGGTGGAAGAAAGCAGCCTGGCGGTCAGCGACGGATTTTTCCAGGAGGCGCAGCGCGCCCATGAAGCGCTGATCGACATGCTCGATGAACTCGCGGCCGGGCAGCATGTGCATCCGCAGCCCGAGCGGGTGCAGGCGCTGCGCAGCCTGCTCGAGGCCAGCCTCGATCCATCGGCCACCGGGCTGATCCGCAGCGACGGCAGCCGCACCCTGAGCATTCGTGAATTGGGCAATGCGACGGCTGAACTTGAACGCAGTGCGCCGGCGTCTACCACCGTGGACGACGATATTGCCGCGATCTTTCTCGAAGAGGCCCAGGACATTCTCGAAAGCGCCGCCCAGGCCCTGCAACGCTGGTTGGCCGATCCGGAGAATGGGGCGCCGCTGTCCTCGCTGCAACGTGACCTGCATACCCTCAAGGGCGGCGCGAAGATGGCGGACGTGCGGCCGGTGACCGACCTGGCCCAGGAACTGGAAAACCTGTACGAAGGGCTGGTGGATCGCCGCTACAGCCACAGTGAGGAGCTGGAGCAATTGCTCAACAGCAGCCACGAACGCCTCGACCTGTTGCTCGGGCAGTTGCAGCAGGGGCAGCCGTTGGGTGATCCGGTGGCACTGATCGATGCCATTCGCCGCTTCCGTCAGGATAAACCGAACGCAATAGAGACGGGCGGGCCGACCCAGGGCGACGGGGCCGGGCATGATCCGGAACTGTTGGAAATCTTCCTCGAAGAGGGCTTCGACATCCTCGACAGCTCGGGTGCGGCGTTGCTGCGCTGGCAGGAAGAACCCTCGAACCGCCAGGCCGTGGAAACCCTGCTGCGGGATTTGCACACCCTCAAGGGCGGTGCGCGGATGGTGGAAATCGTACCCATCGGCGACCTGGCCCATGAGCTGGAAAACCTTTATGAGGGTCTGTCGGCGGGTCTGCTTCAACCGACCCCGGCGCTGTTCGCCTTGTTGCAAAGCAGCCATGACCGAATCGCACAGATGCTCGATGCGGTGCGCGCCGGCCACCCGTGCCCGTTGGCGGACCGGCTGATCGAGCAGATCCAGGCGGTGAATCATCCGCAGGAACACGAGGCGCCAGAAGTCGTCTCTATTCCAGAACCGGTACCGGTCCCCTCTGTAGCCCCACCGCCTGTGCCCGCCAGAACCGAGCCTGCGGCCCCGGGCGACGGTGCGGACATGGTCAAGGTCTCTGCCGAACTGCTCGATGACTTGGTGAACCTGGCCGGGGAAACCTCGATTTTCCGTGGGCGCATCGAACAGCAGGTCAACGACGCGCGCGTGGCGTTGAGCGAGATGGAAACCACCATCGAACGGATGCGCGACCAATTGCGCCGCCTCGACACTGAAACTCAGGGGCGGATTCTCAGCCGCCAGCAGGTGGAGGCCGAACGTCTGGGGTACGAAGAGTTCGACCCGCTGGAGATGGATCGCCATTCCCAGTTGCAGCAGTTGTCCCGGGCGCTGTTCGAATCCGCCTCGGACCTGCTCGACCTCAAGGAAACCCTCGACCGCAGTAACCACGATGCCGAGAATTTGCTGCAACAGCAGGGGCGCATCAACACCGAACTCCAGGAAGGCCTGATGCGTACGCGCATGGTGCCGTTCGAGCGCATGTTGCCGCGCCTCAAACGCATCGTCCGGCAAGTGGCCCAGGAGCTGGGCAAGGACGTGGAATTCGTGGTCGGCAATGCCGACGGTGAGATGGATCGCAACGTGTTGGAGCGCATGGCTGCTCCTCTGGAGCACATGCTGCGCAACGCCGTCGACCACGGCCTGGAGCCGGCTGATGTACGCATTGCCGCTGGTAAACCTGCCCGGGGGCGCATCAGCCTCGACTTGTCCCGGGAAGGCGGCGACATCATTTTCGACATCCGCGACGATGGCGCTGGCGTACCGCTGGATGCCGTGCGGCGCAAGGCGATCAAACGTGGCTTGCTCGCCCCTGACAGCGAGATGAACGACCGCGACGTACTGCAGTTCATTCTGCAGCCGGGGTTTTCCACCGCGGAAAAAATCACCCAGATCTCCGGGCGCGGTGTCGGCATGGACGTGGTCCATGAAGAGGTGCGACAGCTGGGCGGCAGCATGGTCATCGACTCCACGCCGGGGCAGGGCGTGCATTTCCGCATTCGCTTGCCGTTTACCGTGGCGGTCAACCGGGCACTGATGGTGCAGTGTCATGAAGATCAGTACGCGATTCCGCTGAACACCATCGAAAGCATCGTCCGGGTGTTGCCCGCCGAACTGGATGGCTATTACCAGCGCGATCCGCCGACCTACACCTACGCTGGGCAGCGTTATGAGCTGTGCTACCTGGGTGAGCTGCTGAAAACCGGCGCGCGCCCGAAATTGCTGGGCCAGAGCCAACCCTTGCCAGTGCTGCTGATGCAGTGCAATGAGCGACATATCGCGGTGCAAGTGGACGCGACCGCCGGTACCCGGGAGATCGTGGTCAAGAGCCTCGGCCCGCAGTTCTCGGCGGTGCAGGGCCTGTCTGGGGCGACCATCCTGGGCGACGGTCGGGTGGTATTGATCCTCGACCTGCTGGCGCCGATCCGCGCCTTGCCCCATCAGGTCCCGCGCCGGCCGGCAGCGACGCAAGGCGAGGGCGAACATCAGCGGCCGCTGCTGGTGCTGGTGGTGGACGACTCGGTGACGGTGCGCAAGGTCACCAGCCGCCTGCTGGAGCGCCATGGCATGCACGTCCTTACCGCCAAGGACGGCGTGGACGCCATGGCGCTGCTGGCCGAGCACTCCCCGGACCTGATGCTGCTGGACATCGAGATGCCGCGCATGGACGGCTTCGAAGTGGCCACGCAAGTACGCAACGACCCGCGCCTGGCGCACCTGCCGATCATCATGATCACCTCCCGCACCGGCCAGAAACACCGCGACCGCGCCATGGCCATCGGCGTCAACGACTACCTGGGCAAGCCGTACCAGGAATCGGTGCTGCTCGACAGCATCGCCCACTGGAGCAAGACCCATGCATGA
- a CDS encoding methyl-accepting chemotaxis protein → MIKAKTGKPLEASRSRSQIIVLFVALIVFIMLLFANFAYLNTQSTYDKQYIGHAGELRVLSQRIAKNATEAAAGKPAAFKLLSDARNDFAQRWGYLKQGDPVTGLPPAPATLRPQMRAVQLDWEHLLKNADAILSSEQTVLSLHQVAATLAETVPQLQVEYEKVVEILLQRGAPAAQVAMAQRQSLLAERILGAVNTVLAGDENASQAADTFGRDAARFGQVLNGMLQGDPTLKISQVQDRDARARLAEISELFEFVSGSVDEILETSPELFKVRESAGNIFNLSQTLLDEASHLATAFENLAGGRSVNSIGGYVLGLLALMSIILIGLVMVRETNRQLRETAEKNERNQNAIMRLLDEIEDLADGDLTVTASVTEDFTGTIADSINYSVDQLRDLVATINLTAGQVAAAVQETQATAMHLAQASEHQAQQISEASTSINEMAQSIDQVSANAAESSAVAERSVEIANKGNEVVHNTIHGMDNIREQIQDTAKRIKRLGESSQEIGDIVSLIDDIADQTNILALNAAIQASMAGDAGRGFAVVADEVQRLAERSSAATRQIETLVRAIQADTNEAVISMEQTTTEVVRGARLAQDAGVALEEIEGVSKTLAALIQSISNAAQQQTTSAGQISLTMNVIQQITTQTSSGSTATAESIGNLAKMASQLRRSVSGFTLPAGPVVEDDKG, encoded by the coding sequence ATGATCAAAGCAAAAACAGGCAAGCCACTGGAAGCGTCGCGCAGTCGTTCGCAGATCATCGTGCTGTTCGTCGCGCTGATTGTCTTCATCATGCTGCTGTTCGCCAATTTCGCTTACCTCAACACTCAATCGACCTACGACAAACAGTACATCGGCCACGCCGGTGAATTGCGCGTGCTGTCCCAACGCATCGCCAAGAACGCCACCGAAGCCGCCGCCGGCAAACCTGCGGCGTTCAAGTTGTTGAGTGACGCGCGCAATGATTTCGCCCAGCGCTGGGGTTATCTGAAACAGGGTGATCCAGTGACCGGCCTGCCACCGGCGCCCGCCACTCTGCGTCCGCAGATGCGTGCCGTGCAGCTGGACTGGGAGCACCTGCTGAAGAACGCCGACGCCATTCTCTCCAGCGAGCAGACCGTATTGTCGCTGCATCAGGTGGCGGCGACCCTGGCCGAAACCGTGCCGCAGTTGCAGGTCGAGTACGAAAAAGTCGTCGAAATCCTGCTCCAGCGCGGCGCGCCCGCCGCCCAGGTGGCCATGGCCCAGCGTCAGTCGCTGCTGGCCGAGCGGATTCTCGGCGCGGTGAATACCGTGCTGGCCGGGGACGAAAACGCCAGCCAGGCCGCCGACACCTTTGGTCGCGACGCCGCACGCTTCGGCCAGGTGCTCAATGGCATGTTGCAAGGCGACCCGACCTTGAAGATCTCCCAGGTCCAGGACCGCGACGCCCGGGCACGGCTGGCTGAAATCAGTGAACTCTTCGAGTTTGTCTCGGGTTCGGTGGACGAAATCCTCGAAACCTCCCCGGAGCTATTCAAGGTTCGTGAATCGGCCGGCAACATCTTCAACCTGTCGCAAACCCTGCTCGACGAAGCCTCGCACCTGGCCACGGCCTTCGAGAACCTGGCCGGCGGACGCTCCGTTAATAGCATTGGCGGCTATGTGCTCGGCTTGCTGGCGCTGATGTCGATCATCCTGATCGGGCTGGTGATGGTCCGTGAAACCAACCGCCAACTGCGCGAAACCGCGGAAAAGAACGAGCGCAACCAGAACGCGATCATGCGTCTTCTGGACGAAATCGAAGACCTGGCCGACGGCGATTTGACCGTCACCGCGTCGGTCACTGAAGACTTCACCGGCACCATCGCTGACTCCATCAATTACTCGGTGGATCAACTGCGGGACCTGGTCGCCACCATCAACCTCACCGCCGGCCAGGTCGCCGCTGCGGTGCAGGAGACCCAGGCCACGGCCATGCACCTGGCCCAGGCTTCCGAGCATCAGGCCCAGCAGATCAGCGAAGCTTCGACTTCAATTAATGAAATGGCCCAGTCCATCGACCAGGTCTCGGCCAATGCCGCCGAATCGTCGGCGGTGGCCGAGCGCTCGGTGGAAATCGCCAACAAGGGCAACGAGGTGGTGCACAACACCATTCATGGCATGGACAACATTCGCGAGCAGATCCAGGACACCGCCAAGCGCATCAAGCGCCTGGGTGAGTCATCCCAGGAAATTGGCGACATTGTCAGCCTGATCGACGACATCGCCGACCAGACCAACATCCTGGCGCTCAACGCCGCGATCCAGGCGTCCATGGCCGGTGATGCCGGGCGCGGGTTCGCGGTGGTGGCCGATGAAGTGCAGCGCCTGGCGGAACGCTCTTCGGCGGCGACCCGGCAAATCGAGACCCTGGTGCGGGCGATCCAGGCCGACACCAACGAGGCGGTGATTTCCATGGAGCAGACCACCACCGAAGTGGTGCGCGGCGCGCGGCTGGCCCAGGATGCCGGCGTCGCGCTGGAGGAAATCGAAGGCGTGTCCAAGACCCTGGCGGCGCTGATCCAGAGCATTTCCAACGCGGCTCAGCAACAGACCACCTCGGCGGGGCAGATTTCCTTGACCATGAACGTGATCCAGCAGATCACTACGCAAACCTCGTCCGGCTCCACCGCCACCGCCGAGAGCATCGGCAACCTGGCGAAAATGGCCAGCCAGCTGCGTCGTTCGGTGTCGGGGTTTACCTTGCCGGCGGGGCCGGTGGTTGAGGATGACAAGGGGTGA